A single window of Malus sylvestris chromosome 5, drMalSylv7.2, whole genome shotgun sequence DNA harbors:
- the LOC126621227 gene encoding uncharacterized protein LOC126621227: protein MAFHTRSNSFPSRPHPIAQQVGELLCRLRSSEATSTSSSSISHKLNGLQDLQDCVDRLLQLPLNQQALAQEQNEKYTNELLDGSIRLLDVCAIAKDAVLQTKECILDLQSIIRRTRGGESGTLTSEVNKYLSSRKILNRAIQKALKNLKGIKNRSTLSSLNKDQETIDIVIKLRDVETVTIMVLESVLSFISGPKPKPSSWSLVSKMMHLKKVACNEETEVNEFAEVDATLKTSKFHPQNQLENLESCIQDHEERLQGLFRQLIKTRVSFLNILYHKN, encoded by the coding sequence ATGGCTTTCCACACTCGCTCTAACAGCTTCCCCTCAAGGCCACACCCGATCGCTCAACAAGTTGGTGAACTTTTGTGCAGATTGAGGTCTTCTGAGGCCACCTCTACATCTTCATCATCCATCAGCCACAAGCTAAATGGTTTACAAGATTTGCAAGATTGTGTTGATAGGTTGCTTCAGTTGCCCCTCAATCAACAAGCCTTAGCCCAAGAGCAAAATGAGAAATACACTAATGAGCTATTAGATGGCTCTATCAGACTGTTGGATGTTTGTGCCATTGCCAAGGATGCCGTCTTGCAAACCAAGGAATGCATATTGGATCTTCAATCAATCATACGAAGAACACGAGGAGGTGAATCTGGAACTCTCACAAGTGAGGTTAACAAATACTTAAGCTCCAGGAAGATTTTGAATAGGGCAATTCAAAAGGCTTTGAAGAATCTAAAGGGCATTAAAAACCGATCCACCTTATCTTCCCTCAACAAGGACCAAGAGACTATTGACATTGTTATTAAGTTGAGAGATGTCGAAACAGTCACCATCATGGTGCTTGAATCAGTACTGTCCTTCATCTCCGggccaaagccaaagccaagcaGCTGGTCATTGGTCTCCAAGATGATGCACTTGAAAAAAGTAGCTTGTAACGAAGAAACAGAAGTAAATGAATTTGCAGAAGTGGATGCTACACTCAAGACAAGCAAATTTCATCCCCAAAACCAGCTTGAAAATCTGGAGTCATGCATTCAAGATCACGAAGAACGACTTCAAGGCCTATTTAGGCAGTTGATCAAAACCAGAGTCTCATTCCTCAACATCCTTTACCACAAGAATTAG